A stretch of the Papaver somniferum cultivar HN1 chromosome 6, ASM357369v1, whole genome shotgun sequence genome encodes the following:
- the LOC113289485 gene encoding cyclin-dependent kinase inhibitor 1-like isoform X1: protein MGKYMRKCKARISSSDHHHQVSEEQVGVRTRARTLAAMASAATATTSTTTTTARKRKFGTITNSNTDSSHELQSFLQLRSRKLLITNFSEKPDTTTTPITSNNNSDGDKNSDNCGAAHHRLLPCSSSAVADNVSHHHFDSRCSSNGSSMLANNNKNLMSSSSVAVDLIEGGGDEGFELMDNSTYSSDCRKRRETTPSSNLRATEESGDLESTQRRLITSSPHHHQQQTSSSMKERMASIESEIDDFFSAAEKKEQQRFSERYNFDFVRELPMEGRYEWVRLTE from the exons ATGGGCAAGTACATGCGGAAATGTAAGGCAAGAATAAGTAGTagtgatcatcatcatcaagtttCAGAAGAACAAGTAGGTGTAAGGACTAGAGCTAGAACCTTAGCTGCCATGGCTTCTGCTGCTACTGCAACTACTAGCACTACAACAACTACAGCAAGGAAAAGGAAATTTGGTACTATTACTAATTCTAATACAGATTCTAGTCATGAATTACAGTCGTTTCTTCAACTCCGTAGTCGTAAGCTTTTAATCACTAATTTCTCTGAGAAACCAGATACTACTACTACACCAATTACTAGTAATAATAATTCAGACGGGGATAAGAATTCTGATAATTGTGGAGCGGCTCATCACCGTTTACTTCCGTGTTCTTCCTCAGCGGTAGCGGATAATGTTTCTCATCACCACTTTGACTCTCGGTGTTCAAGTAACGGATCAAGCATGCTTGCTAATAATAATAAGAACTTAATGTCATCATCATCAGTCGCTGTAGATCTAATAGAG GGTGGTGGTGATGAAGGTTTTGAATTGATGGATAATTCAACGTATTCTTCTGATTGTAGAAAAAG AAGGGAGACAACTCCCTCCAGTAATTTAAGAGCAACAGAAGAATCAGGAGATCTGGAATCAACACAGAGGCGTCTGATAACATCCTCaccccaccaccaccaacaacaaacaTCCTCATCAATGAAAGAGAGGATGGCATCGATAGAGTCAGAAATTGATGATTTCTTTTCAGCGGCAGAGAAAAAGGAACAACAGCGATTCTCTGAAAG GTATAATTTCGATTTCGTAAGAGAATTACCCATGGAAGGTCGTTATGAATGGGTTCGATTAACAGAATGA
- the LOC113289485 gene encoding cyclin-dependent kinase inhibitor 7-like isoform X4 — protein sequence MGKYMRKCKARISSSDHHHQVSEEQVGVRTRARTLAAMASAATATTSTTTTTARKRKFAVADNVSHHHFDSRCSSNGSSMLANNNKNLMSSSSVAVDLIEGGGDEGFELMDNSTYSSDCRKRRETTPSSNLRATEESGDLESTQRRLITSSPHHHQQQTSSSMKERMASIESEIDDFFSAAEKKEQQRFSERYNFDFVRELPMEGRYEWVRLTE from the exons ATGGGCAAGTACATGCGGAAATGTAAGGCAAGAATAAGTAGTagtgatcatcatcatcaagtttCAGAAGAACAAGTAGGTGTAAGGACTAGAGCTAGAACCTTAGCTGCCATGGCTTCTGCTGCTACTGCAACTACTAGCACTACAACAACTACAGCAAGGAAAAGGAAATTTG CGGTAGCGGATAATGTTTCTCATCACCACTTTGACTCTCGGTGTTCAAGTAACGGATCAAGCATGCTTGCTAATAATAATAAGAACTTAATGTCATCATCATCAGTCGCTGTAGATCTAATAGAG GGTGGTGGTGATGAAGGTTTTGAATTGATGGATAATTCAACGTATTCTTCTGATTGTAGAAAAAG AAGGGAGACAACTCCCTCCAGTAATTTAAGAGCAACAGAAGAATCAGGAGATCTGGAATCAACACAGAGGCGTCTGATAACATCCTCaccccaccaccaccaacaacaaacaTCCTCATCAATGAAAGAGAGGATGGCATCGATAGAGTCAGAAATTGATGATTTCTTTTCAGCGGCAGAGAAAAAGGAACAACAGCGATTCTCTGAAAG GTATAATTTCGATTTCGTAAGAGAATTACCCATGGAAGGTCGTTATGAATGGGTTCGATTAACAGAATGA
- the LOC113289485 gene encoding cyclin-dependent kinase inhibitor 7-like isoform X3, giving the protein MGKYMRKCKARISSSDHHHQVSEEQVGVRTRARTLAAMASAATATTSTTTTTARKRKFDTTTTPITSNNNSDGDKNSDNCGAAHHRLLPCSSSAVADNVSHHHFDSRCSSNGSSMLANNNKNLMSSSSVAVDLIEGGGDEGFELMDNSTYSSDCRKRRETTPSSNLRATEESGDLESTQRRLITSSPHHHQQQTSSSMKERMASIESEIDDFFSAAEKKEQQRFSERYNFDFVRELPMEGRYEWVRLTE; this is encoded by the exons ATGGGCAAGTACATGCGGAAATGTAAGGCAAGAATAAGTAGTagtgatcatcatcatcaagtttCAGAAGAACAAGTAGGTGTAAGGACTAGAGCTAGAACCTTAGCTGCCATGGCTTCTGCTGCTACTGCAACTACTAGCACTACAACAACTACAGCAAGGAAAAGGAAATTTG ATACTACTACTACACCAATTACTAGTAATAATAATTCAGACGGGGATAAGAATTCTGATAATTGTGGAGCGGCTCATCACCGTTTACTTCCGTGTTCTTCCTCAGCGGTAGCGGATAATGTTTCTCATCACCACTTTGACTCTCGGTGTTCAAGTAACGGATCAAGCATGCTTGCTAATAATAATAAGAACTTAATGTCATCATCATCAGTCGCTGTAGATCTAATAGAG GGTGGTGGTGATGAAGGTTTTGAATTGATGGATAATTCAACGTATTCTTCTGATTGTAGAAAAAG AAGGGAGACAACTCCCTCCAGTAATTTAAGAGCAACAGAAGAATCAGGAGATCTGGAATCAACACAGAGGCGTCTGATAACATCCTCaccccaccaccaccaacaacaaacaTCCTCATCAATGAAAGAGAGGATGGCATCGATAGAGTCAGAAATTGATGATTTCTTTTCAGCGGCAGAGAAAAAGGAACAACAGCGATTCTCTGAAAG GTATAATTTCGATTTCGTAAGAGAATTACCCATGGAAGGTCGTTATGAATGGGTTCGATTAACAGAATGA
- the LOC113289485 gene encoding cyclin-dependent kinase inhibitor 7-like isoform X2, producing MGKYMRKCKARISSSDHHHQVSEEQVGVRTRARTLAAMASAATATTSTTTTTARKRKFGTITNSNTDSSHELQSFLQLRSRKLLITNFSEKPDTTTTPITSNNNSDGDKNSDNCGAAHHRLLPCSSSAVADNVSHHHFDSRCSSNGSSMLANNNKNLMSSSSVAVDLIEGGGDEGFELMDNSTYSSDCRKRETTPSSNLRATEESGDLESTQRRLITSSPHHHQQQTSSSMKERMASIESEIDDFFSAAEKKEQQRFSERYNFDFVRELPMEGRYEWVRLTE from the exons ATGGGCAAGTACATGCGGAAATGTAAGGCAAGAATAAGTAGTagtgatcatcatcatcaagtttCAGAAGAACAAGTAGGTGTAAGGACTAGAGCTAGAACCTTAGCTGCCATGGCTTCTGCTGCTACTGCAACTACTAGCACTACAACAACTACAGCAAGGAAAAGGAAATTTGGTACTATTACTAATTCTAATACAGATTCTAGTCATGAATTACAGTCGTTTCTTCAACTCCGTAGTCGTAAGCTTTTAATCACTAATTTCTCTGAGAAACCAGATACTACTACTACACCAATTACTAGTAATAATAATTCAGACGGGGATAAGAATTCTGATAATTGTGGAGCGGCTCATCACCGTTTACTTCCGTGTTCTTCCTCAGCGGTAGCGGATAATGTTTCTCATCACCACTTTGACTCTCGGTGTTCAAGTAACGGATCAAGCATGCTTGCTAATAATAATAAGAACTTAATGTCATCATCATCAGTCGCTGTAGATCTAATAGAG GGTGGTGGTGATGAAGGTTTTGAATTGATGGATAATTCAACGTATTCTTCTGATTGTAGAAAAAG GGAGACAACTCCCTCCAGTAATTTAAGAGCAACAGAAGAATCAGGAGATCTGGAATCAACACAGAGGCGTCTGATAACATCCTCaccccaccaccaccaacaacaaacaTCCTCATCAATGAAAGAGAGGATGGCATCGATAGAGTCAGAAATTGATGATTTCTTTTCAGCGGCAGAGAAAAAGGAACAACAGCGATTCTCTGAAAG GTATAATTTCGATTTCGTAAGAGAATTACCCATGGAAGGTCGTTATGAATGGGTTCGATTAACAGAATGA